The Desulfovibrio sp. UIB00 genome has a window encoding:
- a CDS encoding PEP/pyruvate-binding domain-containing protein, with translation MSLSRLLGFLTRGARRGDEAVSSSSVSAAEEAQRFFALRHHSFRLFLTAWNAFQETMTDLEYTLCCDHPFGLYRVRALCTSMATQVFQCIKQLERLDPAPCPALYARFGELQKLVAEEVYEPEACLLGPLVVPLCQDDAGCLAALHSEGRVLVDPATARLEKLRPIFPGAVPQGFVVTAAGCQHYFQSGDLQSEINRCIQAAGGLAPNHLARLSKKLGALVEGTPLPEDLAAAILEQVQRLRGLCSKPMQLLLRGRVWPPAAGEGEGCGVVLWGPPVSLQAHDDDILRAVRVTLSSKQRAQALVYRRARGLTEGGAGVCLTCMAVDEGCFGGIAQSSAPLTPHSENVHVYGCAGLPQEVEYSTMPVDAISVSRAAPHTVTDRRPYKAKRPVLDDATAVRAAELALAVEEAAGRPEVLTWACNPEGHVFMLMARPMSLPQEEDPALPEPALPEPSRALDDALLLEGGFTVNPGRVSGPAWVARRWEDARRFPTGGILVVPDDNYIWGSLIDRAAGIVAERGFQGSRLASLAREFGKPAVFGLKWATEVVESGQRITLCADLRTVYENRQDSLLPKVPPGKDYMPGSPVYQILQTASRRILPLTLEVDSVDFKAANCATYHDIVRYCHEKAVSAMFSLGSEKKYAPQRIKQLRDKVIKQFWVVNLSDGFVRTPSGPVIDVEDIASLPMLALWQGMNAHPWQGPPPVDGKGFLSVLFEATANPNLDPAAQTAYFTEKNYFLISSDYCSLHSRFGFHFVSVEARLSERTSENYLNFQLRGGAADIERRILRVRFVADILWEFGFSPVVRNDAVSATLKDLDKEEGERLLAVAGYMTIHTRQLDMIMQDPGQVAARRQEMLAHCRALFRGESLAGVADSPSQEAR, from the coding sequence ATGTCCCTGAGCCGTCTGTTGGGCTTTTTAACGCGAGGCGCCCGCCGGGGCGACGAAGCCGTTTCCTCTTCTTCCGTCAGCGCGGCGGAGGAAGCCCAACGCTTTTTTGCCTTGCGGCACCACTCCTTCCGTCTGTTTCTCACGGCATGGAACGCCTTTCAGGAAACCATGACCGATCTGGAATACACGCTTTGCTGCGATCATCCTTTTGGCCTGTATCGTGTGCGGGCGCTCTGTACCTCTATGGCCACCCAGGTTTTTCAGTGTATCAAGCAGCTTGAACGGCTTGATCCCGCGCCTTGCCCGGCCCTTTACGCACGCTTTGGCGAATTGCAAAAGCTGGTGGCGGAAGAAGTGTACGAGCCGGAAGCCTGCCTGCTCGGGCCGCTGGTTGTTCCCCTGTGTCAGGACGATGCCGGATGCCTGGCAGCTCTGCACAGCGAGGGGCGGGTGCTGGTGGATCCTGCAACCGCCCGGCTTGAGAAACTGCGCCCCATTTTCCCCGGTGCTGTGCCGCAGGGCTTTGTGGTCACGGCGGCGGGGTGTCAGCACTATTTTCAGAGCGGCGACCTGCAAAGCGAGATCAACCGCTGCATTCAGGCTGCTGGCGGCCTGGCCCCCAACCATCTTGCGCGGCTTTCCAAAAAGTTGGGCGCGCTGGTGGAGGGAACCCCCCTGCCGGAAGACCTTGCCGCTGCCATCCTTGAGCAGGTGCAGCGTTTACGTGGCCTTTGCAGCAAGCCCATGCAGCTTTTGCTGCGCGGGCGCGTATGGCCGCCTGCCGCAGGTGAGGGCGAAGGCTGCGGCGTTGTGCTGTGGGGGCCGCCTGTTTCGTTGCAAGCGCATGACGATGATATTTTGCGCGCGGTGCGCGTAACCCTGTCCAGCAAGCAGCGCGCTCAGGCTCTGGTTTACCGCCGTGCGCGCGGGCTGACAGAAGGAGGGGCTGGCGTCTGCCTCACCTGTATGGCGGTGGATGAGGGCTGTTTTGGCGGCATTGCCCAGTCATCTGCGCCATTGACCCCGCACAGCGAAAACGTGCATGTCTACGGATGCGCGGGCCTGCCGCAGGAGGTGGAGTATTCCACCATGCCTGTTGACGCCATAAGTGTTTCGCGCGCGGCGCCGCACACGGTGACAGACCGCCGTCCTTATAAAGCCAAGCGCCCGGTGCTGGACGATGCCACCGCCGTACGTGCCGCAGAACTTGCCCTCGCAGTGGAAGAAGCCGCCGGAAGGCCCGAGGTGCTCACCTGGGCATGCAACCCCGAAGGCCATGTTTTTATGCTCATGGCGCGGCCCATGTCCTTGCCTCAGGAGGAAGACCCCGCCTTGCCGGAGCCTGCCTTGCCTGAACCGTCCAGGGCGCTGGACGATGCCCTGCTGCTGGAAGGGGGATTTACTGTCAATCCGGGCCGCGTATCCGGCCCTGCCTGGGTGGCCCGCCGCTGGGAAGACGCGCGCAGGTTCCCCACCGGCGGCATCCTTGTGGTGCCGGACGACAACTACATTTGGGGTTCGCTCATTGACCGCGCCGCCGGAATTGTGGCGGAGCGCGGTTTTCAGGGGTCGCGTCTGGCTTCGCTGGCGCGGGAGTTCGGCAAGCCCGCCGTCTTTGGCCTTAAATGGGCCACGGAAGTGGTGGAAAGCGGTCAGCGCATCACCCTTTGCGCTGACCTGCGCACAGTATACGAAAACCGGCAGGATTCCCTGTTGCCCAAGGTACCTCCGGGCAAGGACTATATGCCCGGCAGCCCCGTATACCAGATTTTGCAAACCGCCTCCCGCCGTATTCTGCCCCTGACGCTTGAGGTGGACAGCGTGGACTTCAAGGCGGCTAACTGCGCAACGTATCACGACATTGTGCGCTATTGCCACGAAAAGGCCGTGAGCGCCATGTTCAGCCTTGGCTCGGAAAAAAAGTACGCCCCGCAACGCATCAAGCAACTGCGCGACAAGGTGATCAAACAGTTCTGGGTGGTCAACCTCAGCGATGGCTTTGTGCGTACCCCCAGCGGGCCTGTCATTGACGTGGAAGACATTGCCTCCCTGCCCATGCTGGCCTTGTGGCAGGGCATGAACGCCCACCCCTGGCAGGGGCCGCCGCCTGTGGACGGCAAGGGGTTTCTTTCCGTGCTTTTTGAGGCCACGGCCAATCCCAATCTGGATCCTGCCGCGCAGACGGCGTATTTCACTGAAAAAAATTATTTTCTTATCTCCAGCGATTATTGCAGCCTGCATTCCCGCTTTGGCTTCCATTTTGTTTCGGTTGAGGCGCGCCTTTCAGAGCGCACCAGCGAGAACTACCTGAATTTCCAGTTGCGCGGCGGCGCTGCCGACATTGAGCGCCGTATTCTGCGGGTACGCTTTGTGGCCGATATTCTTTGGGAGTTCGGTTTTTCACCCGTTGTGCGCAATGATGCCGTGAGCGCCACGCTCAAGGATCTGGACAAGGAAGAAGGCGAGCGCCTGCTGGCGGTGGCAGGGTATATGACCATCCACACCCGCCAGCTCGACATGATCATGCAGGACCCAGGCCAGGTTGCGGCCCGCCGCCAGGAAATGCTGGCCCACTGCCGGGCGCTTTTCAGGGGGGAATCCCTGGCTGGCGTTGCTGATTCTCCATCCCAGGAGGCCCGTTAA
- a CDS encoding FliI/YscN family ATPase, which yields MKLDPDSCIKLLKTSTPVRLYGKVNKVVGLVAEGSGLRAPLGAVCHMLPDEGDDGIAAEVVGFREGNLLFMPYGDMRGIRPGSRIRNTSLPPVFPVGPDLLGRAFDAFGTPLDAGAPISAELYVSPLPAGESSREDFLRQQEEQRPFVPHWLEEARKNWNPELVPIYADPPSPLQRPRITDILDVGVRSVNSLLTLGKGQRVGIMAGSGVGKSTLMGMMARYTRADVNVIALIGERGREVVEFMERDLGPEGMARSVLVIATSDQSPLVRMRAAYAATAVSEYFRDKGMDVLLMMDSVTRFAMAAREVGLAVGEPPTTKGYTPSVFAQLPKLLERAGRSAKGTITGIYTVLVDGDDFNEPIADSVRSILDGHIVLTRDLADQGHFPAIDVLRSISRLRSDICDRQDVLAGRVVTRCMSTFRRVEDMINIGAYAKGSNAEIDAAIAKMPDINAFLRQDVGEPQFVEQCMAQMRALADMDDGQQGDPQGNPQGGMPVPQQPNGVAPL from the coding sequence ATGAAGCTTGACCCTGATTCCTGCATAAAGCTGCTCAAAACAAGCACCCCTGTTCGTCTCTACGGCAAGGTCAACAAGGTTGTGGGCCTTGTGGCCGAGGGCAGCGGTTTGCGCGCGCCCCTTGGGGCCGTATGCCATATGCTGCCCGATGAAGGCGACGACGGCATCGCCGCAGAAGTTGTGGGCTTTCGCGAGGGCAATCTGCTGTTCATGCCCTATGGCGACATGCGGGGCATCCGCCCCGGCAGCCGTATCCGCAACACAAGTCTGCCCCCGGTATTCCCGGTAGGGCCGGATTTGCTGGGCCGCGCCTTTGACGCTTTCGGTACCCCGCTGGATGCCGGTGCGCCCATAAGTGCGGAACTCTACGTTTCACCTCTTCCAGCGGGGGAAAGCTCCAGAGAAGATTTTCTCCGCCAGCAGGAAGAGCAGCGCCCCTTTGTGCCCCACTGGCTTGAGGAGGCCCGCAAAAACTGGAATCCGGAGCTGGTGCCCATCTATGCCGATCCGCCAAGCCCCCTGCAACGCCCGCGCATTACCGATATTCTTGATGTGGGCGTGCGCTCGGTCAACAGCCTGCTGACCCTTGGCAAGGGGCAGCGCGTGGGCATCATGGCCGGTTCGGGCGTGGGCAAATCCACGCTCATGGGCATGATGGCCCGCTACACCCGCGCTGATGTCAACGTCATTGCCCTCATTGGCGAACGCGGTCGCGAAGTTGTGGAATTTATGGAGCGCGATCTCGGCCCCGAGGGCATGGCCCGCTCCGTGCTGGTTATCGCCACGTCAGACCAGTCTCCTCTTGTGCGTATGCGCGCGGCCTATGCCGCCACGGCTGTTTCGGAATATTTCCGCGATAAGGGTATGGACGTGCTGCTGATGATGGACTCCGTAACCCGTTTTGCCATGGCTGCCCGCGAAGTGGGGCTGGCTGTTGGCGAGCCGCCCACCACCAAGGGCTATACGCCCTCGGTTTTTGCCCAGTTGCCCAAGCTGCTGGAACGGGCAGGGCGTTCCGCCAAGGGGACCATCACAGGGATTTATACCGTACTTGTGGACGGCGACGACTTTAACGAACCCATCGCCGACTCCGTGCGTTCCATCCTTGACGGGCATATTGTGCTTACCCGCGATCTGGCCGACCAGGGGCATTTTCCCGCCATTGACGTGCTGCGTTCCATCAGCCGTCTGCGTTCCGACATCTGCGACCGGCAGGATGTTCTCGCGGGCCGTGTTGTCACCCGCTGCATGAGCACCTTCCGCCGCGTGGAAGACATGATCAATATCGGGGCCTACGCCAAAGGCTCCAATGCGGAGATTGACGCGGCCATTGCCAAGATGCCGGACATCAACGCCTTTTTGCGGCAGGATGTGGGCGAACCCCAGTTTGTGGAGCAGTGCATGGCCCAAATGCGCGCTCTGGCCGATATGGACGATGGCCAGCAGGGCGATCCCCAAGGCAATCCGCAGGGCGGCATGCCTGTACCGCAACAGCCCAACGGCGTTGCGCCGCTGTAG
- a CDS encoding FliH/SctL family protein, producing MASDQLRKKWGTIFMGEREATPQQLDAMQEPLLRERAQHQQQEDYLARVRARAEQRAREILGAAYAERQKVLEEAGAEAQARVEQFTREAKELKAQAQAELAEAEAEHGKARDLREEAEFIRSNAHNEGFQAGMEQAGAELKEFRVDVGQMLGNMLRALEAQRHSLGEAWRDELAELARVAVEAGTGWILQAEHQRILQNLVFGSLQLLEDRATVSIRVHPDDEDTVSDLFRAARERVPELSQWIVNGDPSVEAGGLVAESVSGSVENLREHYREMVNGILEHLTLPPRSEEEKAGEEVSATAARESARLTQVVPEAAPVVEPEPELPVEPVDTMGQPELLPEHLAEHSAETLAADTSPESGPEFAPESAPGMAQDALPEQAAFVGQDGTGLAHDEILPASGPVDVAAAAESFEQGQEPAPVDVAAQPDAAVPSANASPEIMQDSMPEPGVQADEQVAESSPAPMAQPVDGIEGQPAQEQAPQPAHAQAAEINANPSLAELEDELFPLPEEETEHVSQSSSSVFVSGGFLPGSGNGQPG from the coding sequence ATGGCGTCAGACCAGTTGCGCAAAAAATGGGGCACCATCTTCATGGGCGAGCGCGAGGCTACACCTCAGCAGCTTGACGCCATGCAGGAACCCTTGCTCCGTGAACGCGCCCAGCACCAGCAGCAGGAGGACTATCTTGCTCGGGTGCGCGCCAGGGCCGAGCAACGCGCGCGCGAAATTCTTGGCGCAGCCTATGCCGAAAGGCAGAAGGTTCTGGAGGAGGCCGGGGCAGAGGCTCAGGCCCGCGTGGAGCAGTTCACGCGCGAAGCGAAAGAGCTGAAGGCTCAGGCGCAGGCAGAACTGGCCGAGGCCGAGGCCGAGCACGGCAAGGCCCGTGATCTGCGCGAAGAAGCCGAGTTTATCCGCAGTAATGCGCATAATGAGGGCTTTCAGGCGGGCATGGAGCAGGCCGGGGCCGAGCTTAAGGAGTTCCGCGTCGATGTGGGGCAGATGCTCGGCAACATGCTGCGCGCTCTTGAGGCGCAGCGGCACAGCCTTGGTGAAGCCTGGCGCGACGAACTGGCCGAGCTGGCCCGCGTGGCCGTTGAGGCCGGAACTGGCTGGATTTTGCAGGCAGAACATCAGCGCATTTTGCAGAATCTGGTCTTTGGTTCCCTGCAATTGCTGGAAGACCGCGCCACCGTGAGCATCCGCGTGCACCCCGATGACGAAGACACCGTGAGCGACCTGTTTCGGGCCGCCCGCGAGCGTGTGCCCGAACTGAGCCAGTGGATCGTGAACGGCGATCCTTCTGTTGAGGCTGGCGGCCTTGTGGCCGAGAGCGTCAGCGGTTCGGTGGAAAATCTGCGCGAACATTACCGCGAAATGGTCAACGGCATTCTGGAGCATCTGACCTTGCCGCCGCGCTCAGAGGAAGAAAAGGCGGGGGAAGAGGTGAGCGCCACCGCTGCGCGTGAATCTGCGCGGCTGACGCAAGTCGTGCCCGAGGCTGCACCTGTGGTGGAGCCAGAGCCAGAACTGCCCGTTGAGCCTGTCGATACGATGGGCCAGCCGGAACTGTTGCCAGAACATCTGGCAGAACATTCTGCTGAAACTCTGGCGGCTGATACCTCGCCGGAATCCGGGCCGGAATTTGCGCCCGAATCTGCACCAGGTATGGCCCAAGATGCGCTGCCAGAGCAGGCCGCTTTTGTCGGTCAGGATGGCACTGGCCTCGCTCATGACGAAATTTTGCCCGCATCCGGGCCTGTTGATGTGGCTGCTGCCGCTGAATCTTTTGAGCAAGGGCAGGAACCTGCGCCAGTTGATGTTGCCGCACAGCCAGATGCCGCAGTTCCTTCTGCCAATGCCTCGCCCGAAATAATGCAGGATTCCATGCCCGAACCCGGAGTGCAGGCAGACGAGCAGGTTGCAGAATCATCCCCGGCCCCGATGGCGCAGCCTGTTGATGGTATTGAAGGGCAGCCCGCACAGGAGCAGGCTCCACAACCTGCCCATGCTCAGGCAGCGGAGATCAACGCCAATCCCAGCCTTGCCGAGCTTGAGGACGAGCTATTTCCCCTGCCGGAAGAGGAAACGGAACACGTCTCGCAATCTTCTTCCAGCGTCTTTGTCAGCGGGGGCTTCCTGCCCGGCTCGGGCAACGGCCAGCCGGGATAG
- the fliG gene encoding flagellar motor switch protein FliG encodes MELTGKQRTAVLLLAMGDKFTADVFKRMDRQEIADISRAIVELEPVPRETVEEVLREFHESLVEGVDMITGGSDTLKRLLVKNLDPETAKYVMDSLSLETGPAPFRELESVSPKLLSQILRNEHPQTLALIIGHLHPDQAANLLTNLPAGVRAEVLMRLARLEAVPEEMLMEVDKVLTSQLIAMGGKEGKKVGGVQSVAEILNAVDRATEEEVLSEIEEDSAQMAEDIRNLMFVFEDCKNIDDRGVREMLKEISNEDLTLALRGASDDLKEKFFKNMSERAGNMIREELEFMGPAKLSDVESAQQNVVKIVRRLEGENKLVISRGAGDVFV; translated from the coding sequence ATGGAGTTGACCGGCAAACAGCGTACTGCAGTGCTGCTGCTCGCCATGGGCGACAAATTCACGGCTGACGTGTTCAAACGCATGGACCGGCAGGAAATAGCCGACATCTCCAGAGCTATCGTGGAATTGGAGCCTGTGCCGCGCGAAACAGTCGAAGAAGTGCTGCGCGAGTTCCATGAATCGCTGGTTGAAGGCGTGGATATGATCACGGGCGGCAGCGACACGCTGAAGCGTCTGCTGGTCAAAAACCTTGATCCTGAAACCGCCAAGTACGTTATGGACTCCCTGAGCCTTGAAACCGGTCCCGCGCCCTTCCGCGAGCTGGAATCGGTCAGCCCCAAGCTGCTTTCACAGATTCTGCGCAACGAGCATCCGCAAACCCTGGCTTTGATCATTGGTCATCTGCATCCGGATCAGGCCGCCAATTTATTGACAAACCTTCCCGCAGGTGTGCGCGCAGAGGTGCTCATGCGCCTTGCGCGGCTTGAAGCCGTGCCGGAAGAAATGCTCATGGAAGTGGACAAGGTGCTCACAAGCCAGCTTATCGCCATGGGCGGCAAGGAAGGCAAAAAAGTGGGCGGCGTGCAATCTGTGGCAGAAATTCTCAATGCTGTGGACCGCGCCACAGAAGAAGAAGTGCTCTCCGAAATCGAAGAAGATTCCGCGCAGATGGCCGAAGATATCCGCAACCTCATGTTTGTCTTTGAGGACTGCAAGAATATTGACGACCGTGGCGTACGCGAAATGCTGAAGGAAATTTCCAACGAAGATCTTACCCTAGCCCTGCGCGGCGCCAGCGACGACCTCAAGGAAAAATTCTTCAAGAATATGTCGGAACGCGCGGGCAACATGATTCGCGAAGAACTGGAATTCATGGGGCCGGCCAAACTCTCGGACGTGGAATCGGCCCAGCAGAATGTCGTCAAGATCGTGCGGCGGCTTGAAGGCGAAAACAAGCTTGTCATCAGCCGTGGCGCTGGCGACGTGTTTGTGTAG
- a CDS encoding flagellar M-ring protein FliF, whose protein sequence is MTESSSTLSQLKALRLAQKESNQRVEELKMRLFHITEQHMDQAVRLIKRWLADKE, encoded by the coding sequence TTGACGGAAAGCAGCTCGACGCTCTCGCAGCTCAAGGCCTTGCGCCTTGCGCAAAAAGAAAGCAATCAGCGCGTTGAGGAATTGAAAATGCGGCTCTTCCACATTACCGAGCAGCATATGGATCAGGCCGTGCGGCTTATCAAGCGCTGGCTTGCAGACAAGGAATGA